CAGGCTGGCCGCATCGCCGACGCCGGAGCGCAGAAGGATGGCTGGCGAGCCATAGGCGCCTGCACTGAGAATGACCTCGCGCCGCGCGCGCAGCACGTGCTTCACACCTTCGCGTTCTACCGCAAGGCCAGTTGCTTTCTTGCCGTCGAACGTCACCCGGTCCACCAGCGTATCGGTGAGCACAGTCAAGTTGAGACGCTGCGCCACGGGATGCAGGAACGCCGTCGCCATCGATTCCCTGCGTCCGCGACGTATCGTGGCCTGCCGCAGGCCGAACCCTTCCGGGTCGGCACCATTGAAATCGGGACACTGGCGCAGGTCCAACACCTTGGTTGCGTCCAGGAAGCTGTGCACCAGGGGATTGGCACGCGGCGGGTTCGCCACGTGCATTTCGCCACCCACGCCATGATATGGCGAGTCGTTGTAGAACCCGTTGTCTTCCGAACGCTTGAAGTAAGGAAGCGTGTCGCGATAGCTCCACCCCGGTGCGACCTTGCCCCAGTCGTCGAAGTCGCCGGGGTGTCCGCGAAAATAAACCATGCCATTGATCGAGCTCGAGCCGCCGAGCACGCGGCCACGCGGAATCATGAACGGGCGATCGCCCAGGCCCGGTTGGGAAACGCTTTTATAGCGCCAGTTGATTTCCGGATGATTGATCGCCGCCGCGACGCCCGTCGGGAACTTGATCTGCCAGTGGCGGTCGCGTGGCCCCGCCTCGACCAGGCATACAGTGATGGAGGGATCCGCCGAAAGCCGGTTCGCGAGCACGCAGCCCGCCGAACCACCGCCCGCGATGACGTAGTCGAATGTTGTATCGCTCATGATGTCGTGCTCCCGGCGACCGTCACAGTGCCGCCGAGACAGCGATATCCGACAGACGCTGGAAGCGCTCGATATTCGCCGCCTGCGTCATCACGCCGGTGGTCAGGCAGGCAAAGGTCATGTGCAGGGCCGGATCGATCCAGAACATCGTGCTGCCCGCGCCGTAGTTGCCGAACGTACCCGGCGACGTCATCGTGCCGAATTGGTGATGCACGATACGTTCGCCTCGCACGGAAAAGCCCAGGCCAATATAGGCCGGCGGCGCCTCCCAGCCACTGCGCAGCGCGACGCCCTTGTATAGCTCGTTGGGCAGCTCACCGGTCTGGTTGCGGCTCGCCATGGCCACCATGCGCGGTGAGAGGATGCGCGCACCGTCGAGCTCGCCGCCGCGGCGCAGCATCTCGGCGAAGCGCGAGATGTCCGCCGTCGTCGATACCGCTCCAACGTGCGGTGCCTCATTGCGCTCCTCTTCGAACAGCCCGAAGGTGCCGGGCTGGGTACGGCCGGGAATGCGGATGGGAATAACACCGCGCATGTCCGGCACCACCTTGCGTGCGCGAAGGTCGGCGCGCACGCCGAGTGATGTGCTGTCCATCCGCAGCGGCGTGCACAGATCGTCCTGCAGGATGGTAACGATGTCACGGTCAGCTGCATCGGTGCGGCGCAGCATCTCCGCCATCAGCACGTGGTTGGAAACAGGAGAATAGTCGCACCGGCTCCCCGGCTCCACCGCGCCGTGCACGTTCGCACACACGGCCTGGAGGAGTTCCGCCAGGTTATCCTGAAGCATGTCCGGCTTCGGCGTCCACACGCCGGGCATACCGGTAGTATGGGTCAGAAGGTGATACAGCGTGGCCCGGTCGCGTGGAGCGCCTGCGAATTCCGGGATGATGTCGGCTACCCGCGTCGTCAGCGCCAGTTGGCCGTGTTCGACGGCACGCAGGGCCAGTACGTTGACGAATGCCTTGGTCAACGAAAAGATGCTGAAAACGGCATCCGAAGCCAGCGGATGGGCGCCTTCTGCGTCGGCCGAGCCGACGGTCGCGTCGAGCCCGATCTCGCCAGCGCGCGCGACGCGGATCACCGCGCCGTAGTAGAGGCCCTTGCGCACGTCATTTTCGATAACCGACCTCAAGTGCGCGAGCCGTTCCTCCGACAGCGCACCGTGTTTTGCTTGGTTCATGTTTTTACCTGTGTTGTTATGCTCATCTCAGCCAGCAGCGACGATGCCGCCATCGATATTCAGTACGGCGCCATTGATGAACGAGGCATCCGGTCCGAGCAGGAATGCGATGGCGTGGGTGATGTCCTCGTCGCGGCCCAGGCGGCGCAACGGAATGGTTCCCGCGCGGCGCTCGTATTCCGCCCGATCCACATACGCCACCGCACCCGGCGTCGGCACCGAACCAGGGCACAAGGCATTCACCCGCACGCCGCGTGGACCGAGCTCGGCAGCCATTACCCGCGTCAGCGCAAGTACGGCCCCCTTCACGGCGGAATACACGGCGGTGCGGGGATATCCGCGAAACGATACGGGAGAGGCATAGTTGATGATGCTGCCGCCGCGTGACGCGTCCATGTGGGCCAGCATGGCTTGCGTGCCCCACAGCACGGTCTTTAACCCGCCACCGACCATGAGGTCCACGGTTTCTTCGCTCACCTCTTCGATCGGTTCATAACGCAGGATCGAGGCATTGTTGATCATGGCGTGCAACGGCCCGCAGGCTGCCGCGAACTCGGCCGCCGCGCCCAGGAACCCGGCACGCACGCCGAGATCGGCGACGTAGCCGCAAGCCTTCCCGTCCGTGGCGAGGATCGCCGCGACTGTTTCGTTGACGCTCGTCTCGTCAAGGTCGCTCACAGCGACGGTGGCTCCCAGCCCGGCAAGATAAATCGCGCTGGCTCGTCCCAGTCCCCGGCCGGCACCGGAAATGAATATGTTGTAGCCGGAAAAGTCGTAGGCCATGTCACAGCCCGAACAGTTTGACGACATACGCGCTGTCCATGTATTCGCGGATGGCCTTGATGCGTCCGCCCCTGATGATGAATGCCCAGGCATAGACATTGTTGTAATCGCCACCGCTCAGCAATTTGCCTACCCCGCGGGTCTCGCACATCACCATGTCGCCGCCCGAAACGATGGTGTCGACATGGACCTTTGGATCGCCCGGCGCGAACAGTCCGCGCACGGGGCCGATGAACTTGTCGACAATGTCATTGCCCGTATGGATGCCACTTCCCGGGAGATCCTTGCTGACCTTGGGCTCCCACGTGGTGTCGGCGTCGATATAGGTGCGCAATTTCTCCAGGTCGCCTGTACTGAGAACTGCGAAAAACTCGCGGACCAGTTGTTCGCTGCTGGTGGTATCGGTCATGACTGTCTCCGTGATGTATTGATGAATTTTGGTGGATCTGCTTGCCTGGCGGTTTCGCCGGGAGTGTTTATTTGCCCGAGCGATCCGTCTGGCCTGGCTTGCGTCCGGCCCGCGCCACAAGGCAGCGTGGCGCTGGCACGCCGCTGTTGCGGCCACGCTTCGACGTTCTCGTCGGTGGCGCTCGGCGGGTCGTTCAGCCTGACGGCAATGTCCATGGACTGGCTGGTACGGTCCCCCGGTGCAGGCATGTACCGTCGCTGCTGCGGCCAGATGTGCATGCCGTCCTCGCCGGGTCGCTGGATGCCGATCATGTGCTTCTCCAGGCGGTACTTATTGGGGCGCTTCGGTGTCGAAACGCCAGGTGTCGCGATGACGCACCACGTAACCCGCAGTGGGATCAGGGAAGTGGGTACCGAGCACCAGGGCCTTGCCACCTTCATACCGTTCCAGGAAAGACTTGCGGGTCGCGCATGCCTCGTCCTTGTGGTGGTCGAACGCGGAATGCCTGTGCCAGATTGCACATTGCACCGGGTGATGCATCAGGTCGCCAGTGATGACGGCATGCTCGCCTTGCGAAGCGATGTGCACGCTGGCATGACCTGCCGTGTGCCCGGGCGACGGTTCGAACCAGACTTCATCGCACACCTTGTGGTTTGTCTCGACAAAATCGGCAAGGCCCGCGTCGACGATGGGCTGCACGGCATCGGGCACATGGTCGGCATGCCAGTCGCCTGCCGCGGCCAGCGCCTGGATCTCCTGCCATTCCACGCGGCCGAACAGGTAGCGTGCGGCCGGAAAGGTAGGCACCCAGACGCCGTCGACCAGGCGCGTGTTCCAGCCGACGTGGTCATAATGCAGATGGGTGCACATGACGGCATCGATGCTTTCAGGGGGATAACCGGCGGCGGCGAGATCGTCCAGGAATGCGTTCTGCATATGGTTGAAGATTTCAAAGAAACGCACGCGGTCGTTGCCAATGCAGGTGTCGACCATGATGCGGCGCGTGGGTGTTTCCACCACGAAGCACTGCCAGGCAATCATCATCTGCCCCAAGGGTGACATGAACCCCGGGTGCAACCATTCGCGATGCGGTGCGATCAGGTCGCCCTCCTCGCCTGGATACATCAGGCTCTGTGGCGAGACGATGGACGGAGTCTCGACGATGCGCGTTATCTTCACGTCGCCGACCTGCCAGGACTTGATATCTTCAATGGCCATGGCGAATTTCCATCAGACTGTCAGGCTGAGGGAGCCGAGGCGCTTCTGGAAGCGCCAGCCGGCCTCGGTCAGGACGAAGGTATCGTCGTACTGTCCCAGGTGAACCCCAGGCTCGGCCTTGACTGGACGGGGACTCTCCGTATCCGTGCTCGAGACAAACAAAAGGTAGGTCCTGCCACGCGCCTCGGTCGGCGATACCAGATCGATGACTGTGTTGGTCATGATGTGGCGGGACAGGCGCGGCGGGCGGTCGCGAAACATCACCATGATGTTGTCGTTGCCGATGATCGGATTGTCCGGATCGAACGGACGCGCGAAGGCCGCGTCCTGCGTGAACAGTGCGGCGATCCCTTCATGGTCGCGCTCGTCGTTCAGCATCGCGAACTGGCGCACCAGCCGCTCGCATGCCCATTCCGCCGCCATGCGCTCGCTGCTGTTCATTTCTGCCATTTTCTGTCTCCTGTGGTGTCAAGTGTGTGCTGCGGAGACCAGATTAGTCAGACAAGTATTCGTTGAGACCTGCCGAAAGATAGGAAACGGATCGCCCGTGCTAACGCTATCTTTCGATAGGTGCCCGCGGCCCGGGCGGCTAAGTACCATCAAGTTTCGAAACAGGTGCCCGGCAATGGCCGGCACAGGTCTGGCGGCAAGCGCCAAACAGTTTTCCCCGGCCGCCGGCACTTGTACCGGAGCCTCAATCAAACAAGCGAGACACAACATGACGACAAAATTCGATATCGTCGCAATCGGTTCAGGCCATAACGGGCTGGTGGCGGCGGCCTACCTGGCGGCGGCAGGAAAGAAAGTACTGATCCTGGAACGCAATGAGTGGCTGGGCGGCGGCGTGGTGACGCGCGAGTTGACAGCGCCCGGTTTCAAGCACGACCAGCACAGCGTGGGCCACATCTTCATCCAGGCCAACCCTCTCATCAAGAACGATGAACTCAAGCTGCTGTCGAAGTACGGCCTCCGGTACGAGTATCCCGAAATTCCGCTGATGTCCGTGTTCGAGGACGGCAGCACGCTGGCGCTGTACCGCGACCGGCAGAAGAACTACCAGGAGATTTCCAAGTTCTCGAAAAAGGATGCGGACGCTTACCTGCGCTTCTCCGAGATCGCGGAACGCTACCTGCCGATGCTGATCAGCACGCTGTACTCGGCGCCTGCGCCGGTGGGCGCAAGCTATGCAATGATGGACCAGAGCCGTGAGGGTCGCGACATGTTCGCGACCATGATGCGCAGCGGCTGGGACATCATCACGGAATGGTTCGAGCACGAAAAGGTGCGCCTGCACTTCGCCCGCATGTTGGGCGAGAACCTGCACAGCCCGGAGGAACAGGGCTCGGGTATCGGGCTGTTCATGTTCCTGTCGTTCCTGGAAAAGTACGGCATGGGTGTTCCGGTAGGTGGCAGCGGTGCACTGACAGCAGCGCTGGTACGCTGCATCGAGGACCACGGTGGTACGGTCCTGGCCGGCACCGACGTGCGCCGCGTCGTCGTCAAGAGCGGGCGCGCCAGCGCAGTGGAGACCACGGACGGCCGCACTTTCGAGGCGACTGACGGCGTGATCGGAGCGATCCACCCGCACCTGCTGTCGCGCTATATCGAGGGCATCGATCCGGTGGTCACCAAGGCGGCGGAGAAAACCAAGACGTCTTACTGTGCCTGTTTCACCATCCATTGCTCGCTCAACGAAAAGCTGCTCTTCCGCGCGGGCGACCAGGTCGAGAAGGCGGCGTTCGTCGAGCTGTTGCGGGTGGATACCACGCGGTTCCGTCGTTCCTTCGATGAGGTACGCTACGGCCTGGTGCCGAAGGATCCCCTGATCGGCCTGATCTCCGCGACAAATCACGACCCATCGCGCGCACCTGCCGGCAAGTCCATCGTACACGCCTGGGACTACGTTCCATATCAGATCGAGGGAAAGACGCCGCAGTACTGGGACGAGTACAAGGAAGCGTACGCCGAGAGCCTGATCGGCGAGATGGGCCAGTACATCACCAACCTGAACGCGAGAAATATCATCGGCATGCATACCGACAGTCCTCTGGACATGGAGCGGACATCGGCCAGCTTCCAGCGGGGCGACCTGCACGGCATCGCAGGCTACCTGTACCAGTTCGGCGCGCACCGCCCGACGCCCGAACTCGGACGCAACACGGTGCCAGGCGTGGACCGGTTCTACCTGGTGGGCCCGTTCCAGCACCCGGGCGGCGGCGTGTTCGGCGCGGGCCGGGCGACGGCGATGCGCATGTTCGATGACCTGAAGATGAACTTTGAAAAGGTGATACGCGCATGAGCACGGGAATGAAACTCTACTCCCCCGATAGCAGCGAACTGATGCAGATCTGCACGCTGGAACGGGATGGCGACCAACTGGTCATCAAGGGCACAGCATTCGGTGCCATGCCCATCACCGCGCAGCTGCGTGCGGCCGAGGCACGCGCCGGATTGCGGCTGCTGGACTGGCGTACTGCCCTTTTCCTGTTGACACTGATCTTCCGCCGCTGACGGCACCGCGGGCTGCGATCGCAGCCCTTTTTCTTATCCGGAGACATCATGAACGACAATAATGAAGCGTTGGCGAAAGCCTTTCTGCGCCAGATCGAGCAAAACAACCTGGAAGGAGCCTTGGCGCTTGCAAGCGATGACTTGAGCTATTGGTTACCAGGCCCGGGGGCCATGAGCAAGGACCAATTCAAGGCGTTTATCGCGCCGATCAATGAAATGGTACGCAGCATACGTTTCAATATTACTGGCGCCACCGTGCAGGGGGAGCGCGTTGCATTGGAAGCGGAGAGCGAAGCGGATCTGACCAACGGGCGTACTTACCGCAACCGCTACCACTTTCTCTTTGTTTGCAGGGACGGTCGCATCAATGCAGTGCGCGAATATGCCGATTCCGCGCCGGCAGTTGCCGCGTTCTTCGCCGCCTGACCATGCACGCACCTTGGCCCAGCGTTGCCAGCCATGGTCGGCAAGTGCCGGGCAAGCAGACTGTTGAAAGATGAAGACATGAAAACAAAAGCAGCAATCGCCTTGCGCGCTGGTGCCCCGCTTGCAATCGCGACCGTCGATTTGGACGGTCCGAAGGCGGGCGAAGTGCTGGTCGAAATCAAGGCCACGGGCATCTGCCACACCGACTATTACACTCTCTCCGGGGCGGACCCGGAAGGTATCTTCCCTGCCATCCTCGGCCACGAAGGTGCCGGCGTTGTTGTTGACGTGGGTCCTGGCGTTACGACCCTGCGCAAGGACGACCACGTGATCCCGCTCTATACGCCGGAATGCCGGCAGTGCAAATTCTGCCTGTCGCAAAAGACCAACCTGTGCCAGGCCATCCGTTCCACGCAAGGCCGTGGCCTCATGCCGGACAGCACCACCCGCTTCTCGCTGGACGGCGAGCCCATCTATCATTACATGGGCACCTCGACCTTCTCGAACTACATCGTTGTGCCGGAGATAGCACTCGCAAAGGTCCGTTCCGATGCGCCGTTCGACAAGATCTGCTACATCGGCTGCGGCGTGACGACAGGCGTCGGTGCCGTCATCTTCACGGCCAAGGTGCAGGCAGGTGCCAACGTCGTCGTGTTTGGCCTAGGCGGCATCGGCCTGAATGTGATGCAGGCCGCGAAGATGGTCGGGGCGGACAAGATCATCGGCGTCGACATCAACCCGGCCCGGGAAGATATGGCTCGCAAGTTCGGCATGACCCACTTCGTCAACCCGAAGAAAGTCGACAATGTCGTCGACGCCATCGTGCAGTTGACCGATGGTGGCGCTGACTACAGCTTTGAATGCATCGGCAACGTGCAGACCATGCGCCAGGCGCTGGAGTGCTGCCACAAGGGTTGGGGCCAGTCGATTGTCATCGGCGTGGCCGAAGCCGGCAAGGAAATCGCCACCCGGCCGTTCCAGCTGGTGACGGGCCGCGTGTGGAAGGGCTCAGCCTTCGGCGGCGCGCGCGGCCGGACAGACGTTCCGAAGATCGTCGATTGGTACATGGAAAACAAGATCAATATCGACGACCTTATTACGCACCACCTGCCCCTGGAACGCATCAATGAAGGATTCGACCTGATGAAGTCGGGCGAGTCGATCCGCTCTGTCGTGCTCTTCTGAACCTTCCCGGCCCAGGCGGCACCACGCATGCCGCCCTGTGACCGTTTCGCGCTACGCCACCTGCCCCGTCCTTGGCAAGTTGTGGTTGAGAGCGCAACCCCGACAGTACCACTATTATTCGGCTACGCTGCGCGGTCAGCGTAGACAGCGAAAGGGCATCGGTTCGTGTATCGGGAGCACCTCATTTTTCCGCATGCTCCCCCTGTCGGGGGAACACGCGAACTCCCACTATTTGCTTGCTGCGACGCCTTCAGCGGCGGCCATCCGGTCCAATATGCGCCGCATATGGATGCGTGCCCGATCCGATACGATGTCCACCAGCGATGCCTCGCCAAGCTCGTCGAGCCGAAGCTGTTGCTCCTCGACGAACACCTTGTCCTCATTGAAGGCTGCTCCGATCGCCTCGAACAGCTGGTCAGTGGCGGCGGGGTCATCCTGCCGGTAGCCATTAGCCGTCGACCAGAAATAATGGCACGAGTTTTGGGTTTCCGGCGTCAGGCCGTGGAACAGCCGGAGGGAGAAGCCAGGCTGATTGCGGTTCTGTTCGGCGCCATTGCCGGTGTCAATGGCCCCGCTCCACTGAATGATGTTGCCGGGTGCAAGAAATTCGAATTCTTGCCACCGATCCACGTTGCCCTTGAATTTTACGGCGGCGGCGTAAGTTGGGGGCGGTACCGAGTTGCGCATCCATCGGATGAACTTCAACCCGGTGTCGGTAGGCGTCGTTTCCATCAGCGCTTCCACATGGACCTTCGGATGACCGCCGATCGTGCTTGCGTGCACATAGCCGACGTGGGTCAGGTCCATCAGGTTGTCGATCAGCAGTCGATAGTCCGCCTTGCAATGGTACAGACCGTGTTTGTGCGGCCACTGGGCATAGTCGTTGTGGTACG
Above is a window of Pseudoduganella dura DNA encoding:
- a CDS encoding nuclear transport factor 2 family protein gives rise to the protein MAEMNSSERMAAEWACERLVRQFAMLNDERDHEGIAALFTQDAAFARPFDPDNPIIGNDNIMVMFRDRPPRLSRHIMTNTVIDLVSPTEARGRTYLLFVSSTDTESPRPVKAEPGVHLGQYDDTFVLTEAGWRFQKRLGSLSLTV
- a CDS encoding serine hydrolase domain-containing protein, which gives rise to MNQAKHGALSEERLAHLRSVIENDVRKGLYYGAVIRVARAGEIGLDATVGSADAEGAHPLASDAVFSIFSLTKAFVNVLALRAVEHGQLALTTRVADIIPEFAGAPRDRATLYHLLTHTTGMPGVWTPKPDMLQDNLAELLQAVCANVHGAVEPGSRCDYSPVSNHVLMAEMLRRTDAADRDIVTILQDDLCTPLRMDSTSLGVRADLRARKVVPDMRGVIPIRIPGRTQPGTFGLFEEERNEAPHVGAVSTTADISRFAEMLRRGGELDGARILSPRMVAMASRNQTGELPNELYKGVALRSGWEAPPAYIGLGFSVRGERIVHHQFGTMTSPGTFGNYGAGSTMFWIDPALHMTFACLTTGVMTQAANIERFQRLSDIAVSAAL
- a CDS encoding aromatic ring-hydroxylating dioxygenase subunit alpha, translating into MFILNAWYIAAWAHEVTDVPLARRICDEPVVLFRTKDGTAAALLDRCCHRGAPLSLGTVVDAGIRCGYHGLEFDCSGKCVKVPGQERIPQRAAVRSFPLHEKDEFLWIWLGDPALADTTTIIDYPYHNDYAQWPHKHGLYHCKADYRLLIDNLMDLTHVGYVHASTIGGHPKVHVEALMETTPTDTGLKFIRWMRNSVPPPTYAAAVKFKGNVDRWQEFEFLAPGNIIQWSGAIDTGNGAEQNRNQPGFSLRLFHGLTPETQNSCHYFWSTANGYRQDDPAATDQLFEAIGAAFNEDKVFVEEQQLRLDELGEASLVDIVSDRARIHMRRILDRMAAAEGVAASK
- a CDS encoding GMC family oxidoreductase, producing the protein MSDTTFDYVIAGGGSAGCVLANRLSADPSITVCLVEAGPRDRHWQIKFPTGVAAAINHPEINWRYKSVSQPGLGDRPFMIPRGRVLGGSSSINGMVYFRGHPGDFDDWGKVAPGWSYRDTLPYFKRSEDNGFYNDSPYHGVGGEMHVANPPRANPLVHSFLDATKVLDLRQCPDFNGADPEGFGLRQATIRRGRRESMATAFLHPVAQRLNLTVLTDTLVDRVTFDGKKATGLAVEREGVKHVLRARREVILSAGAYGSPAILLRSGVGDAASLRQLGIDVVHDLPEVGQGLRDHSSAAIQVRTNDYTSYGVSARAMPRNIWNLIEYALARKGPIGGNVFEATGFLRSPTAAGRPDLQLVFMPAHRNANGFPLPLGHGYGILSIAARPKSFGKVSLASPNPHDAPLIDPDFLGHPDDIVVIRNGLKLARKLLASKHFSRYRSWEILPGQDVETDAQWDDYIRRTAVTVHHPGCSCRMGSDAQAVVDPELRVRGVQGVRIADASVFPTLIAGNTNAAVVMIAEKAADMILGRPAPAPEDLPHAP
- a CDS encoding nuclear transport factor 2 family protein encodes the protein MTDTTSSEQLVREFFAVLSTGDLEKLRTYIDADTTWEPKVSKDLPGSGIHTGNDIVDKFIGPVRGLFAPGDPKVHVDTIVSGGDMVMCETRGVGKLLSGGDYNNVYAWAFIIRGGRIKAIREYMDSAYVVKLFGL
- a CDS encoding SDR family NAD(P)-dependent oxidoreductase yields the protein MAYDFSGYNIFISGAGRGLGRASAIYLAGLGATVAVSDLDETSVNETVAAILATDGKACGYVADLGVRAGFLGAAAEFAAACGPLHAMINNASILRYEPIEEVSEETVDLMVGGGLKTVLWGTQAMLAHMDASRGGSIINYASPVSFRGYPRTAVYSAVKGAVLALTRVMAAELGPRGVRVNALCPGSVPTPGAVAYVDRAEYERRAGTIPLRRLGRDEDITHAIAFLLGPDASFINGAVLNIDGGIVAAG
- a CDS encoding MBL fold metallo-hydrolase gives rise to the protein MAIEDIKSWQVGDVKITRIVETPSIVSPQSLMYPGEEGDLIAPHREWLHPGFMSPLGQMMIAWQCFVVETPTRRIMVDTCIGNDRVRFFEIFNHMQNAFLDDLAAAGYPPESIDAVMCTHLHYDHVGWNTRLVDGVWVPTFPAARYLFGRVEWQEIQALAAAGDWHADHVPDAVQPIVDAGLADFVETNHKVCDEVWFEPSPGHTAGHASVHIASQGEHAVITGDLMHHPVQCAIWHRHSAFDHHKDEACATRKSFLERYEGGKALVLGTHFPDPTAGYVVRHRDTWRFDTEAPQ
- a CDS encoding nuclear transport factor 2 family protein, whose amino-acid sequence is MNDNNEALAKAFLRQIEQNNLEGALALASDDLSYWLPGPGAMSKDQFKAFIAPINEMVRSIRFNITGATVQGERVALEAESEADLTNGRTYRNRYHFLFVCRDGRINAVREYADSAPAVAAFFAA
- a CDS encoding phytoene desaturase family protein translates to MAGTGLAASAKQFSPAAGTCTGASIKQARHNMTTKFDIVAIGSGHNGLVAAAYLAAAGKKVLILERNEWLGGGVVTRELTAPGFKHDQHSVGHIFIQANPLIKNDELKLLSKYGLRYEYPEIPLMSVFEDGSTLALYRDRQKNYQEISKFSKKDADAYLRFSEIAERYLPMLISTLYSAPAPVGASYAMMDQSREGRDMFATMMRSGWDIITEWFEHEKVRLHFARMLGENLHSPEEQGSGIGLFMFLSFLEKYGMGVPVGGSGALTAALVRCIEDHGGTVLAGTDVRRVVVKSGRASAVETTDGRTFEATDGVIGAIHPHLLSRYIEGIDPVVTKAAEKTKTSYCACFTIHCSLNEKLLFRAGDQVEKAAFVELLRVDTTRFRRSFDEVRYGLVPKDPLIGLISATNHDPSRAPAGKSIVHAWDYVPYQIEGKTPQYWDEYKEAYAESLIGEMGQYITNLNARNIIGMHTDSPLDMERTSASFQRGDLHGIAGYLYQFGAHRPTPELGRNTVPGVDRFYLVGPFQHPGGGVFGAGRATAMRMFDDLKMNFEKVIRA
- a CDS encoding S-(hydroxymethyl)glutathione dehydrogenase/class III alcohol dehydrogenase, which gives rise to MKTKAAIALRAGAPLAIATVDLDGPKAGEVLVEIKATGICHTDYYTLSGADPEGIFPAILGHEGAGVVVDVGPGVTTLRKDDHVIPLYTPECRQCKFCLSQKTNLCQAIRSTQGRGLMPDSTTRFSLDGEPIYHYMGTSTFSNYIVVPEIALAKVRSDAPFDKICYIGCGVTTGVGAVIFTAKVQAGANVVVFGLGGIGLNVMQAAKMVGADKIIGVDINPAREDMARKFGMTHFVNPKKVDNVVDAIVQLTDGGADYSFECIGNVQTMRQALECCHKGWGQSIVIGVAEAGKEIATRPFQLVTGRVWKGSAFGGARGRTDVPKIVDWYMENKINIDDLITHHLPLERINEGFDLMKSGESIRSVVLF